One part of the Lotus japonicus ecotype B-129 chromosome 2, LjGifu_v1.2 genome encodes these proteins:
- the LOC130740962 gene encoding AT-hook motif nuclear-localized protein 23-like, producing the protein MNKNCISLSSFDMSMAGLDLGTPSSSHFLQNLHREDHFNLQQQQQQQPQESEEEPNHNSDPFSAEDGPRSGDLVGRRPRGRPPGSKNKQKPPVIITRESANTLRAHILEVGNGCDVFDCVATYARRRQRGICVLSGSGTVTNVSLRQPASAGSVVSLHGRFEILSLSGSFLPPPAPPGATSLTIYLAGGQGQVVGGSVVGELTAAGPVIVIAASFTNVAYERLPLDEEEEQQLQMQQPPTPGGGGGDVVTTNAFPDPSSGLPFFNLPLTTAMQSNVSLPAVDHGWAGNSAAARSSF; encoded by the coding sequence atgaataaaaatTGTATATCTCTCTCTTCGTTTGATATGTCCATGGCTGGTTTGGATTTAGGcacaccatcatcatcacacTTCCTTCAAAACCTCCACAGAGAAGATCACTTCAACcttcagcagcagcaacagcaacaaccaCAGGAATCGGAGGAAGAACCCAACCACAACTCCGACCCGTTTTCAGCTGAAGATGGACCACGCTCCGGCGACTTGGTTGGCCGTCGACCACGCGGCCGGCCACCGGGGTCGAAGAACAAGCAGAAGCCGCCGGTTATCATAACTCGGGAGAGCGCCAACACGCTCCGGGCACACATCCTTGAAGTTGGGAACGGCTGCGACGTGTTTGACTGCGTCGCCACCTACGCGCGGCGGCGCCAGCGCGGGATCTGTGTGCTCAGCGGCAGCGGCACCGTCACCAATGTCAGCCTGAGGCAGCCGGCGTCTGCGGGATCCGTTGTTTCCCTCCATGGAAGGTTTGAGATACTGTCACTCTCGGGATCTTTTCTGCCGCCGCCGGCTCCGCCGGGGGCAACCAGCTTGACGATTTACTTGGCCGGAGGGCAGGGGCAGGTAGTTGGTGGGAGTGTGGTGGGGGAGTTGACCGCGGCGGGTCCCGTGATTGTGATCGCGGCCTCGTTCACCAACGTGGCTTATGAGCGGTTACCTttggatgaggaagaagaacaaCAGCTTCAGATGCAACAACCACCTACgcctggtggtggtggcggcgatgtgGTGACCACCAACGCGTTTCCAGACCCGTCGTCGGGGCTTCCGTTTTTCAACTTGCCGCTGACGACGGCGATGCAGAGTAATGTTTCATTGCCAGCTGTGGATCATGGTTGGGCGGGAAATTCGGCGGCGGCACGTTCTTCATTTTGA